The Methanobrevibacter sp. genomic sequence TCATCATAGCTTGAAATTAACCTTTTTTTCATTATATCAAACCTCAAACATATTATATTTAATTCAACATATAAAAAACACCTAAGAGCATTTGAAAAGTAATTTAAAGACAGTATTGAGCAAATATTATCATAATAAGGCATGAAAATTGAAATAATTTCAAAAAGTTGTTTTAGAAAAATATTATTAATAGCTAAATCAAAATCTAAATTAGGTGTCAGTTTTGGTAAGTGAGACAAAAGAACAGTTAGAACTTGAAGAGGAAATCAAGGCCCAGGCCCAGATATTCTTGAAATATCTTAACTCAACCCTTCCAGAAAGCATGGAATTAGAGTATGAGGGATTTTACAGAAGAGGATTTTTCGTAAGTAAAAAAAGATATGCCGTAATTGAAGATGGGGAAATTATAGCCAAGGGATTGGAACTTGTTAGAAGAGACTGGGCGCCTATCGTTAAGAAAACACAGGAATCTGTTTTGATGGCCATTTTAAAAGAAGGAGATTCTGATAAAGCCATTGCCCACGTTAAAAAAGTTTTAAAAAAGATTAAAAACGGTGAAATTGACAAAAAGGAAATGATTATACATACACAAATCACCAAACCCCTTGATAAATACAAACAAATCGGACCTCACGTAGTGGCTGCAAGAAAAATCGAAGAGCACGGCATTAAAGTTGCGCGGGGAACAATTATCCAGTATATAATTGTTAAAGGAAAAGGTTCAATTAGCCAAAGAGCCGTTCCTTATGAGTATAGTGAAGGATTTGAGTATGACAAGGATTACTACATCAACAACCAGTTAATTCCGGCTATTGAAAGGATAATGTACTCCTTCGGATATACAAAAAGGGACCTGGAAGATATGGCCCGCGGTGAAATCCAACAAAGTTTAGATGCTTTCTTCTAAAAATTTAAATATTTTTAAAATTATATAAAGAACCATATGATTAAAAATAATGATGACCGCGTAGTCTTTTTTGATATAGATGGAACATTATTGGATACTTCAAACTTTGCTGAAACTGCAAGAAAAGCAGCTATCGGATTGATGGTGGACAACGGTTTACCTCTTGATAAGGATGAGGCCTATGGTGTTTTAAAAACAATCATACGTGAGAAAGGATCAAATTACAACAGACACTTTAATGTATTAACCCAAGTAGTATTGGGCCATGAAGATCCTATGCTTATAGCTCTGGGGATAGTTACATACCACAATGTTAAAATGGCACTTTTAAGACCTTATGCAGAAACTATCGACACATTAATTTACCTTAAAAGCCAGGGATATCGTTTAGCAGTAATCTCAAATGGAATAACAATTAAGCAATGGGAAAAACTAGTCAGACTCAACGTTTATTCATTTTTCGATGCAGTAATCACATCTGAAGAGGTTGGTAAGGAAAAGCCCAACAAGCTGATTTATGATGTTGCACTTAGAAAGATGGACGGCAATCCTGAAAAATCCGTAATGATTGGAAATAAACTTAAAGAAGATGCTTTAGGTGCAGTTAATGCTGGAATGAGTGCTATTCTTGTAAATTCAGTTATTACAGAAGAAGACAGGGATTACATTAAAAAAGAAAAATTAGATATTACAATCATTGATGATATTGGTGATGTGAAAACAGTACTGTAATCACCAATAACTGTTTATTTTAAAAAATCAAGCTCCAGGGTCACAGGACAGTGGTCAGAACCATATACATCATTTAATATTCCGGCAGATTTTACATTATTTTTCATTTCCTCATTTACATAAAAATAATCCAATCTCCAGCCGGCATTCCTCTCACGTGCACGAGTCCTGTAACTCCACCAGGTAAAGTTATTCTCGCCTTTGTCAAAGATTCTAAAAGTATCAACAAAACCCGCTTCTTCTAATTTATCAAGCCATTCACGTTCTTCAGGCAAATACCCTGATTTTCCCTCACAGTTTTTAGGATTATAAACATCAATCGGATTGTGGGCAATATTATAATCACCGGTGATAACCAAATTTTTCCCCCTGTTTTTCAAATCAACAAGCTGGTCCAATAAAGCATTGCAGAATTCAACTTTAAAGTCCAGTCTTTTAGCTTTCATGCCGCTATTCGGGAAATAAATATTAAATAAAATAAAGTCAGGATATTCAATTCTTAAAACTCTTCCTTCACCGTCAAGCTCTTCAATGCCCAAACCCCTAACGATTTTAGCAGGTTCCAATTTAGAGTATGTTCCAACACCACTATACCCTTTCTTTTGAGCTTCATTGAAAAATTGATGAAAACCGTCAGCATCAGCTAATTTCTTAGGAATTTGATCTTTAGTGGACCTTACTTCTTGAAAGTTGATAATGTCGGCATCGGCATTATCAAACCAGTTCCAAAACTCTTCTTTTTTACAAACAGCCCTAATGCCGTTAACATTCCAAGAAACAAGCTTAATTGACATTATAATTCGACTCCCCTGTCAATAGGCAATTGGCGAAGCCAATTGATATCACTTTTGTAAAGCATACGAATGTCTTCCACATCATATCTAATCATTGCAAGTCTTTCAATGCCCAGACCAAAAGCCAGTGCAGGTTGGCTGATGCCTAAAGGTTTTAATACTTCTGGCCTGAACATTCCTGCCCCTCCAAGCTCGATCCAGCTTTCCTTTTCTTCGAGATAAATTTCGGTTTCAGTTGACAAGTAAGTGTATGGGAAGTAAGCAGGCCTGAACCTTACTTCAAAACCTAATTTTTTATAAAACTCTTTTAAAGTTCCTAAAAGATTTTGGAAACTGATGCCCTCATCACAGACAAGTCCTTCAACCTGATGGAACTCAGGCAAGTGTTTGTAATCAAAAGTTTCTCTCCTAAATACCCTTCCAACTGAAAACATCTTTATTGGAGGTTCATGTTGGAATAAATGTTTTGTAGATATTCCTGTTGTATGGGTTCTTAAAACACTCTGGCGCGCAATATCTTCATCCCAATCATATTGCCAGCCGATTGAACCCGTATCCGCACCGGTTTCATGAGTTTCAGCAGTGAGCTTTACCAAATCCATATCAGGTAAATCGCAGGTTAAGGGATTTTTTAAATAGAATGTGTCCTGCATTTCACGAGCTGCATGGTCCTGTGGCTGGAAAAGTGAATCAAAGTTCCAGAATGCTGATTCAACATAATGCCCGTTGTCTTCTGAAAATCCCATATTCAAGAATATTTCCCTAATTTCATCAATGATAATTCTTAGAGGGTGCTTTTTACCTGCAAAAACAACTGGAGCTTCAGCAGTGATATCGTAAGGACGATACTGTAAATTTTTCCATTCCCCATCCTTTAATTGTTGGTGTGTTAATTGAGTAGCCTGTTTTTGAATAGTGAAACCATGTTTAAGAATTGCATCACCTTTATCCAAAAGTTTAAAAGAATGTGAGGTGTTCTTTTTAATATTCAATATATTTTTCCTGTCATTTAACTTTTTAAATCCGTCCAACAAATCATCGGACAATTTGTCTTTGATAATTTTTTTGGTTTCGGCCAATTTACTTAATAACTCTTCATCATCGCCTAATCTGTCTTTAAAACTAACTCCCATATCAGTGACTTTAACAACACCCTTATCGATTTGAGCCCAGTTTTTACGACGTAACCATCCAATAGCTATGTTGGATTCTTTTTTATCAAGTCCAGAAGCGCTGGCCAAATCTTTCATGTGTATCTCTTTTTTATCGGCTAAAACATCAAGAATTTTACGTTCCGGAAGTTTATTATTTGCAAAATCCAAACCTGCATCAGATAGGGAGATTTCCTCTTCAACATCCTTTTCCACTTCAATAATGTCTTTTGAAGCAAGAGATCCTGCCGCACTCATAACTGATTTAATGTCCATAGAGGTTTTACGAGCAATGTCTTCAGGATTTGCATCAGGATTTGATTCCAATTCTTTTAAAAGTTTCTTTTCGTAAATATGCAATTCATTAATGGTTTTTTTAATATCCTCACTCATTTAAACACCAAAAATTATAAATTAATAATATAATAATATATGTTCAAAATTATTTATAAAGATAATGTTAAAATCAAAAAAATACAATAAAGAAAAAAATTATTAAAAAAATTACATTGCAGAAATCCGATTTTGCATTTGCAAGAAAATTTTTTAAATCATGTTGCCCATGAAATTCTGATTTCTTTATCAGATATCTTCAATTTAATATTTAATTTTCGGATTTGTCTTAAAAAGCAGCTATTCATTAATATCTGGGAAATGATTAGTTGATTAAACCAGCAAAACTATAAAACTCCCTAAGGTTTACCCAATTAACAACTTGCGATTATCACAACAGAAAAAAATAAGAAATTATGAAAAGAAGAAAAGAAGCAGGAGGTATGGGGAAATAAAACCAGAATCTGATTACAACAGATTCCAATCAGGGAAATTGGGAATTTAACATAAAACACGAAAATCAAACTACAAAAAACAGAACACAACCTAAAAGTGATTTTTAGATGCTTAAAAAAAAAAAAATAAAAAAGTTGATTAGAATATGATTCTATTGCCTGTCCAATCAACCTCGTTGAATGCATCGGATTTCTTTTTATCTTCAAGATATTGTGATGCGTCCCGATATAGTTTAACTCTAAAAATATCCGGATAAGCTATGTAGAGCATATCTCCGTTATCCCTAGTTTCTTTTACGTATGTGCTTTCAAATTTAATGATTGTATCTTCTTCTTTGTTGAAATGATGAACTTCATTTGCACATAATATTTTAAAATGGACAAAATCATCTTTTAGTAGCTCACTTACCAAATCTTCAATCAAAGGAGGATATTCAATATTTTTATTGTATTCGATTTTCATTTTAAATTCCCCATTAATTTTAAAATTTCAACTGAAATTCAACACAGTTATGTAATAATCTTGAATTTAATCCTTAAATAGTTATTGAAAAGAGAATATAACTATATAATTAAGAAATACAACTCATTTGTTTGAAATACTGTTTTAAATGTGATGAAAAAGATTATCAGATAAAATACGCATTTTGGATGCTTAAATAATAAAAAAAAAGTAAGGAAGAGAATTTTTTAATGAAAATTATCCTTTAAATAGCTTACAAAAATTGAAGCTGCCGTTAAGTCTGCAGTTGTTCCGGGATTATATTTATTTTTAAAGAGAAACTCATCAAATTCCTTAAGTTTATCCTTAAAATCAGGTTCGTCTTTTAAATTAAGTAAATCCCTAGTCATCATAGAAATTTTTATAGCTTCATCTGCCCCGTATTTTCTTGAAATTAAGGTATCAGGAACTTGTGACAATATTGTCAGGAATGTTAAAATGCAACTGTCATTTTTAGACTTCTCCTGTGCCAATTTATGATAAGCAGGATAACCTATTTCAAAAACAGCCGGCATGTCCGATGTCATCTCACGCGCCAACATATCCCATGGAGCTGAAATTTTTAAAACATCATACATGGTCTGTTTATTTTCTCTAAGCTCATTTTTGGCATCGTCACTGGCCACATCATATTCATCCTGATTACCCATTCCCCCGGCATCTGCAATATTAATTGCATCATACAAATCACATGCATCATCAACAGAAGTATTTGCCATCAATAATTTAACATTTTCACGGATTTCATCAAATGAACTGCTAATGGCTGCTGCTGCTGCGATTGGAGTAATCATCATGACGATTCCAAGATTAGTGTTGTTATTAATCCATTTATCGGTTTCGGCTACTGCCTGCAAGATGTATTTGCCCAGCAGAGGGTTTTCAATATCAACTTCACTGCATGCTTCACGAACAGCATCTCCAATTACAATTCCGCTGATTATAAAGTCTTCGAAAACCATATCCTCATAGTCACGAGTTCTGTGAACATTTCCAGGTTTCGGATATCCGCTTACTTCAAGGGCTGAAGCGATTTGAGCCATTTTTGCAATTTCTTCTGCTTTCATTCTATCACATCATTAAAAAGCAGGTAGGGTGCGAAATTTGTGATTATTAAGTCTGCCCCTGCTCTTTTTATTGACAGCAATGATTCTGTAATTGCCCTTTCAGTCAAGAATCCCTTTTCAATAGCCGCCATAATCATTGAATATTCCCCGCTTACATTGTATGCAACTAAAGGCAGCATAAACTCATCGCGAACCATGCGGACCACATCAAGGTATGGAAGTGCAGGTTTTACCATTAAAAAGTCACATCCTTCAATCACATCAAGTTCGCATTCACGAATCGCCTCTATTGCATTTCCAGGATCCATCTGATAAGATTTTCTATCACCTAAATGAGGTGATGAACATGCTGCAACTCTAAATGGTTCATAAAATGCTGAAGCGTATTTTGCTGAATAAGACATGATCATTACATTACAATACCCATTTTCATCTAAAATTTCACGAATAGCTTTTACCCTGCCATCCATCATATCCGAAGGTGCAACAATATCGGCACCTGCCTCTGCATGAGATAATGCGACTTTTGCAATATAAGGCAGTGATTCATCGTTTAAAATTTCAATTCCATCGTCAGCATCATCATTTTCTTTTATCATACCGCAATGGCCATGAGAAGTGTATTGGCACAAACATACATCGCTAATTATAACAAGATCTGTTTCTTTTTTAAGTCTTCTAATAGCTTTTTGAACAATACCTGTAGCAGAATAGTCAGGAGATGCGATTTCATCCTTGGTTTCTTCTTTCGGTATGCCAAATACAATAATTGATTTTAATCCCTTTGCCTCAAGTTTCTTTGCAAATTCAACACCACTATCAAGGGAATATCTAAATTCACCGGGAAGAGATGAAATTTCCTCTTTCTCCATTGCCTGAAGCTCTTCTTTAAAATATATCGGATAAATCAGGTCTTCTTTTAGAAGTTTAGTTTCACGAACAATATCTCTAATTTTGGCATTTTTCCTAAGTCTTCTCATTCTTGTAGTTGGGAATTCCATAACAATCACTTAGTTTATAATTAAGATTAAAATTATTAATTAAATTTGTGGAAAAATATTAAATCCAGCATATTCATGGTAGACTTTAATATAATTTAAAAACAGATATTATTATAATAGTTATTAAAAAGAGGTTGAACATGTCAAACTCAATTGGTGAAAAATTTAAAATAACAAGCTTTGGATCAAGTCACGGTCCGGCTGTAGGCGCGATTATTGATGGATGTCCTGCCAATCTTGAATTAACAAAAGAGGACATTCAAAAAGAACTTGATAAAAGAAAACCTGGAACAAGCAGCATAACCACTTCCAGAAAAGAAGATGATGAAGTTCAGATTCTTTCAGGAATATTTGAAGGTAAAACCGACGGCACACCAATTACAGGCGTTATTTTTAATAAAAACCAACATTCCAAAGACTATTCGCAATTTAAAAATACACCCCGCCCATCTCACGGAGATTATGGCTGGATGATGAAGTATGGAAACTATGACTATAATGGCGGAGGCAGAGGAAGCGGAAGAGTTACTGTCGGACATGTTATCGGTGGCGCAATAGCTAAAAAACTTTTAAAAACGCAAGGAATCGAAATCATATCCCACGTTACTCAAATCGGAAATATTAAAGCCGAAGCGCAGGAATACATCACCATAAAAGACAACATCGAAAAAAACCCAATCAGATGCGCTGATTTAAAAGCCGCTCAAAAAATGGAAAAACTGATTTTGGCTAAAAAGCAGGAAGGGGATTCTGTTGGAGGAATTGTAGAAACAATAGCCGTTGGAGTTCCTCAAGGATTAGGAGAACCTATTTTTGAGAGACTTGACGGAGACCTTGCAAGAATTTTAATGAATATCGGAGCTGTTAAAGGGGTTGAAATCGGCCTTGGTTTTGATGTAAGCAATTATTCCGGCTCCGAGATTAACGATGAATACCAAATTAATGACAATAAAATAACAACAAAAACCAATAATTCAGGAGGAATTATCGGCGGAATGAGCAATGGAATGCCCATTGTTTCAAGAATAGCAATCAAACCTACACCATCAATTTCAAAATGTCAGGATTCAGTCAACTTAGAAAAAATGGAAAATGAAAAAATAGAAATTAAAGGACGTCATGACCCCTGTATCTGTCCTAGAGTAACTGCAGTGGCCGAATCAAGTACTGCAATTGTTCTTGCAGACCATATGATTCGCTCAGGATTTATCCATCCCACCAACTTAGAGAGAAAAATTTAATTTCTCTTTATTATGGAAAGCTCATCAAACTCTTTATTTTTAAAGGAAGCCTGATATGAGTTCCTTCTGCCGCTGTTGAATAATGAATGACTAGTGCTGTGAACTGAAGATTCAACGTCCTTAAGTGAGATCAGCCTGAATTTTTTAGGGTTGTTATAGTTTATATTAAATGACAATCCGTCAAATGCAGCTATTGTTTTAACTCCTGTCTCTTTAGAAATCTTTTTAGCTTCAACAACAGGATTATTGGATATCATTTTAAGGCCCAAATGAGTCATTACAGCAACTTTCGGTTTTACTTTCTCAATCAAGGCAATAAAGTCATGTGAACACATATGTCCAGGTATTGTTTTATCTCCCGGCCTTAACACACTGGCCATCAGTATGTCTGCACCTTCATGATAATAAGCCAGATCATCAAAATAGCTGGTATCTGCAGTGTAGGATAATTTAAATCCATTATAATCTATTTGAAATCCAACACCTACAGGATCGCCGTGGTGGGTTTCAGTACCTTTTATCTTAATCCCGTCAACTTCACAAACCTTATCAGGGTTCATTACAAATACTTTTGACTTTGACTGATGGTAATCGGAAATACATGGCCCCCA encodes the following:
- a CDS encoding DNA polymerase domain-containing protein, whose protein sequence is MVSETKEQLELEEEIKAQAQIFLKYLNSTLPESMELEYEGFYRRGFFVSKKRYAVIEDGEIIAKGLELVRRDWAPIVKKTQESVLMAILKEGDSDKAIAHVKKVLKKIKNGEIDKKEMIIHTQITKPLDKYKQIGPHVVAARKIEEHGIKVARGTIIQYIIVKGKGSISQRAVPYEYSEGFEYDKDYYINNQLIPAIERIMYSFGYTKRDLEDMARGEIQQSLDAFF
- a CDS encoding TIGR02253 family HAD-type hydrolase, with the protein product MIKNNDDRVVFFDIDGTLLDTSNFAETARKAAIGLMVDNGLPLDKDEAYGVLKTIIREKGSNYNRHFNVLTQVVLGHEDPMLIALGIVTYHNVKMALLRPYAETIDTLIYLKSQGYRLAVISNGITIKQWEKLVRLNVYSFFDAVITSEEVGKEKPNKLIYDVALRKMDGNPEKSVMIGNKLKEDALGAVNAGMSAILVNSVITEEDRDYIKKEKLDITIIDDIGDVKTVL
- a CDS encoding exodeoxyribonuclease III codes for the protein MSIKLVSWNVNGIRAVCKKEEFWNWFDNADADIINFQEVRSTKDQIPKKLADADGFHQFFNEAQKKGYSGVGTYSKLEPAKIVRGLGIEELDGEGRVLRIEYPDFILFNIYFPNSGMKAKRLDFKVEFCNALLDQLVDLKNRGKNLVITGDYNIAHNPIDVYNPKNCEGKSGYLPEEREWLDKLEEAGFVDTFRIFDKGENNFTWWSYRTRARERNAGWRLDYFYVNEEMKNNVKSAGILNDVYGSDHCPVTLELDFLK
- a CDS encoding phenylalanine--tRNA ligase subunit alpha, which codes for MSEDIKKTINELHIYEKKLLKELESNPDANPEDIARKTSMDIKSVMSAAGSLASKDIIEVEKDVEEEISLSDAGLDFANNKLPERKILDVLADKKEIHMKDLASASGLDKKESNIAIGWLRRKNWAQIDKGVVKVTDMGVSFKDRLGDDEELLSKLAETKKIIKDKLSDDLLDGFKKLNDRKNILNIKKNTSHSFKLLDKGDAILKHGFTIQKQATQLTHQQLKDGEWKNLQYRPYDITAEAPVVFAGKKHPLRIIIDEIREIFLNMGFSEDNGHYVESAFWNFDSLFQPQDHAAREMQDTFYLKNPLTCDLPDMDLVKLTAETHETGADTGSIGWQYDWDEDIARQSVLRTHTTGISTKHLFQHEPPIKMFSVGRVFRRETFDYKHLPEFHQVEGLVCDEGISFQNLLGTLKEFYKKLGFEVRFRPAYFPYTYLSTETEIYLEEKESWIELGGAGMFRPEVLKPLGISQPALAFGLGIERLAMIRYDVEDIRMLYKSDINWLRQLPIDRGVEL
- a CDS encoding triphosphoribosyl-dephospho-CoA synthase; amino-acid sequence: MKAEEIAKMAQIASALEVSGYPKPGNVHRTRDYEDMVFEDFIISGIVIGDAVREACSEVDIENPLLGKYILQAVAETDKWINNNTNLGIVMMITPIAAAAAISSSFDEIRENVKLLMANTSVDDACDLYDAINIADAGGMGNQDEYDVASDDAKNELRENKQTMYDVLKISAPWDMLAREMTSDMPAVFEIGYPAYHKLAQEKSKNDSCILTFLTILSQVPDTLISRKYGADEAIKISMMTRDLLNLKDEPDFKDKLKEFDEFLFKNKYNPGTTADLTAASIFVSYLKDNFH
- the hemB gene encoding porphobilinogen synthase, which encodes MEFPTTRMRRLRKNAKIRDIVRETKLLKEDLIYPIYFKEELQAMEKEEISSLPGEFRYSLDSGVEFAKKLEAKGLKSIIVFGIPKEETKDEIASPDYSATGIVQKAIRRLKKETDLVIISDVCLCQYTSHGHCGMIKENDDADDGIEILNDESLPYIAKVALSHAEAGADIVAPSDMMDGRVKAIREILDENGYCNVMIMSYSAKYASAFYEPFRVAACSSPHLGDRKSYQMDPGNAIEAIRECELDVIEGCDFLMVKPALPYLDVVRMVRDEFMLPLVAYNVSGEYSMIMAAIEKGFLTERAITESLLSIKRAGADLIITNFAPYLLFNDVIE
- the aroC gene encoding chorismate synthase; translated protein: MSNSIGEKFKITSFGSSHGPAVGAIIDGCPANLELTKEDIQKELDKRKPGTSSITTSRKEDDEVQILSGIFEGKTDGTPITGVIFNKNQHSKDYSQFKNTPRPSHGDYGWMMKYGNYDYNGGGRGSGRVTVGHVIGGAIAKKLLKTQGIEIISHVTQIGNIKAEAQEYITIKDNIEKNPIRCADLKAAQKMEKLILAKKQEGDSVGGIVETIAVGVPQGLGEPIFERLDGDLARILMNIGAVKGVEIGLGFDVSNYSGSEINDEYQINDNKITTKTNNSGGIIGGMSNGMPIVSRIAIKPTPSISKCQDSVNLEKMENEKIEIKGRHDPCICPRVTAVAESSTAIVLADHMIRSGFIHPTNLERKI
- a CDS encoding MBL fold metallo-hydrolase translates to MKITFLGSGGGRFSAISQRRMTGGFRIDNLNGKNYHIDPGPGALVRTYQFGFDPRNLNGVFVSHAHTDHYNDAEILIEAMTKGMTKQKGCIFGSASVLKGFEKWGPCISDYHQSKSKVFVMNPDKVCEVDGIKIKGTETHHGDPVGVGFQIDYNGFKLSYTADTSYFDDLAYYHEGADILMASVLRPGDKTIPGHMCSHDFIALIEKVKPKVAVMTHLGLKMISNNPVVEAKKISKETGVKTIAAFDGLSFNINYNNPKKFRLISLKDVESSVHSTSHSLFNSGRRNSYQASFKNKEFDELSIIKRN